The Longimicrobium sp. genome segment GGAGCGCGACGACTTCAGCAAGCGCTTCAACGAGGGGCGGCCCATCTCGGTGGTGGAGTTCATGTACCCGCTCATGCAGGGGTACGACTCGGTGGTGCTGAAGGCGGACGTGGAGCTGGGCGGGTCTGACCAGAAGTTCAACCTGCTGGTGGCGCGCGACCTCCAGGAGCGGTACGGCCAGGAAGCGCAGGTCTGCCTACTGATGCCGCTGCTGCGCGGGACCGACGGGGTCCACAAGATGTCGAAGAGCTACGACAATTACGTGGGGATCGCCGACGACCCGGACCAGCAGTACGGCCGCACCCTCTCCATTCCGGACGCGCTGCTGGAGGAGTGGTGGCGCCTGGCGGCCGGGCTCCCCTCCGCCGAGCTGGAACGGGCGCTGGCGGGGGTGAAGGAGAACCCGTACACCTCCAAGCGCGCCCTCGCTGCCCGGGTGGTGGAGCTGTACCACGGCGCCGAAGCGGGGCGCGCCGCTTCCGACCGGTTCGACCAGGTTTTCCGGCGGCGCGAAGTGCCCAACGACATCCCGCTGCACGTTGTGGCCGCTGACGAGCCCTCGCTCGCGGTGCAGGACGGCCAGGTCGCACTTTCGCGCCTCCTGGTGAGGGTGGGCCTCGCGTCGTCCAACGCGGACGCGCAGCGCCAGATCGAGCAGGGCGCGGTGCAGGTGGACGGGGAAAAGGTGGCCGCCCGCGATGCGCGGGTAGCAGCCGGGGGGGAGGTGGTGTTGCAGAAGGGGAAGCGCCATTTTGCGCGGGTGCGCTGGAGCTGACCGGCGTGATTGTGCGCAAGTCCAATAATCCGTTTACTTTGCGCGTTTGGGGCAAAACGTTTGTGTCGCATACTGCACGAGCGTCACGCAAATTGCATGTGGGCGATTGACGGAAATCTGATACGCCGCTAACG includes the following:
- the tyrS gene encoding tyrosine--tRNA ligase, with amino-acid sequence MTHPAPMSSNRFAPANEQMDEIRRDTLEIVPEGELARKVERSVREGKPMVVKQGFDPTRPDLHIGHAVSLRKLRTFQELGHDVVFVMGDYTALIGDPTGRNDQRPPLTEEEVRENGLTYAEQVHRVLDPQRTRIQYNSSWLRPLQLKDLLELTAKYTVARMLERDDFSKRFNEGRPISVVEFMYPLMQGYDSVVLKADVELGGSDQKFNLLVARDLQERYGQEAQVCLLMPLLRGTDGVHKMSKSYDNYVGIADDPDQQYGRTLSIPDALLEEWWRLAAGLPSAELERALAGVKENPYTSKRALAARVVELYHGAEAGRAASDRFDQVFRRREVPNDIPLHVVAADEPSLAVQDGQVALSRLLVRVGLASSNADAQRQIEQGAVQVDGEKVAARDARVAAGGEVVLQKGKRHFARVRWS